A region from the Citrobacter telavivensis genome encodes:
- the glgB gene encoding 1,4-alpha-glucan branching enzyme, which yields MSDRIDRDVINALIAGHFADPFSVLGMHQTSAGLEVRALLPDATEVWVIEPKTGRKVGKLDCLDTRGFFSGVLPRRKNPFRYQLAVVWHGQQNLIDDPYRFGPLIQDMDAWLLSEGTHLRPYETLGAHADTMDGVTGTRFSVWAPNARRVSVVGQFNFWDGRRHPMRLRKESGIWELFIPGAQHGQLYKYEMIDANGNLRVKADPYAFEAQMRPETASLICGLPEKVEQTEARKKANQFDAPISIYEVHLGSWRRHTDNNFWLSYRELADQLIPYVKWMGFTHIELMPVNEHPFDGSWGYQPTGLYAPTRRFGTRDDFRYFVNAAHQAGLNVILDWVPGHFPSDDFALAEFDGTKLYEHSDPREGYHQDWNTLIYNYGRREVSNYLVGNALYWIERFGIDALRVDAVASMIYRDYSRKEGEWIPNEFGGRENLEAIEFLRNTNRILGEQVPGAVSMAEESTDFAGVSRPQDMGGLGFWYKWNLGWMHDTLDYMKLDPIHRQYHQDKLTFGMLYNYTENFVLPLSHDEVVHGKKSILDRMPGDAWQKFANLRAYYGWMWAFPGKKLLFMGNEFAQGREWNHDASLDWHLLEGGDNWHHGVQRLVRDLNQTYRYHKALHELDFDSYGFEWLVVDDNERSVLAFVRRDKVGNEIIVVSNFTPVPRHGYRFGVNQPGKWREILNTDSMHYHGSNAGNGGAVHTDEISSHGRPQSLSLTLPPLSTIWLVREAE from the coding sequence ATGTCCGATCGAATCGATAGAGACGTGATTAATGCGCTAATTGCAGGCCATTTTGCGGATCCTTTTTCCGTACTCGGTATGCACCAGACCTCTGCCGGACTTGAAGTCCGCGCACTTTTACCTGACGCCACTGAAGTGTGGGTGATTGAACCTAAAACCGGACGCAAAGTCGGCAAACTGGACTGCCTCGACACACGCGGTTTTTTCAGCGGTGTATTACCTCGCCGTAAAAATCCTTTTCGCTACCAACTCGCTGTTGTCTGGCATGGCCAGCAAAATCTGATTGATGATCCCTACCGTTTTGGCCCCCTGATTCAGGATATGGATGCCTGGCTGCTGTCTGAAGGCACCCATTTGCGTCCGTATGAAACCCTGGGGGCGCACGCGGACACGATGGATGGCGTCACGGGCACCCGTTTCTCCGTCTGGGCGCCGAACGCGCGTCGCGTTTCCGTGGTTGGGCAATTTAACTTCTGGGATGGTCGCCGTCATCCGATGCGTCTGCGCAAAGAAAGTGGCATCTGGGAACTGTTCATCCCCGGCGCGCAGCATGGTCAGCTCTACAAATATGAGATGATTGACGCCAACGGCAACCTGCGGGTTAAGGCCGACCCTTACGCCTTTGAAGCGCAGATGCGTCCGGAAACGGCCTCGCTCATTTGCGGTCTGCCCGAAAAAGTGGAACAAACCGAGGCGCGCAAAAAAGCCAACCAGTTCGACGCGCCAATCTCCATCTATGAAGTGCATCTGGGCTCGTGGCGTCGACATACCGACAATAATTTCTGGCTGAGCTACCGCGAACTCGCCGATCAGCTCATCCCGTATGTGAAATGGATGGGGTTCACCCATATCGAACTGATGCCGGTGAACGAGCATCCGTTTGACGGCAGTTGGGGCTACCAGCCTACCGGTCTTTATGCGCCAACGCGTCGTTTCGGCACGCGCGATGATTTCCGTTATTTCGTGAACGCCGCGCATCAGGCGGGTCTGAACGTGATCCTGGACTGGGTGCCGGGCCACTTCCCGTCAGATGATTTTGCGCTGGCCGAATTTGATGGCACCAAACTGTACGAACATAGCGACCCGCGCGAAGGGTATCACCAGGACTGGAATACGCTTATCTACAACTATGGTCGTCGTGAGGTCAGTAACTATCTGGTGGGTAACGCCCTGTACTGGATTGAACGCTTTGGTATTGACGCCCTGCGCGTGGATGCCGTGGCGTCGATGATCTATCGCGATTACAGTCGCAAAGAGGGCGAGTGGATCCCCAACGAATTTGGCGGCCGCGAAAACCTGGAAGCGATTGAATTTCTGCGCAACACCAACCGCATTCTCGGTGAGCAGGTGCCGGGAGCGGTGAGCATGGCGGAAGAGTCGACGGATTTCGCCGGCGTCTCTCGTCCTCAGGATATGGGCGGCCTGGGCTTCTGGTACAAGTGGAACCTCGGCTGGATGCACGACACCCTCGATTACATGAAGCTGGATCCGATTCATCGTCAGTATCATCAGGATAAGCTGACTTTCGGCATGCTCTACAACTACACCGAAAACTTTGTTCTGCCGTTGTCGCATGATGAAGTGGTACACGGTAAGAAATCGATCCTTGACCGTATGCCGGGCGACGCGTGGCAAAAATTTGCCAACCTGCGCGCCTATTACGGTTGGATGTGGGCCTTCCCGGGCAAGAAACTGCTGTTTATGGGCAACGAATTTGCTCAGGGACGCGAGTGGAACCATGATGCCAGCCTCGACTGGCACCTGCTTGAGGGCGGCGACAACTGGCACCACGGTGTACAGCGGCTGGTACGCGACCTCAACCAGACCTACCGTTACCACAAAGCGTTGCATGAACTCGACTTTGATTCCTACGGCTTTGAATGGCTGGTGGTGGATGATAACGAACGTTCGGTACTGGCGTTTGTCCGCCGCGACAAGGTCGGGAATGAAATTATCGTCGTCAGTAACTTCACGCCGGTGCCGCGTCACGGTTACCGCTTTGGCGTCAATCAGCCGGGTAAATGGCGCGAAATTCTCAATACCGATTCAATGCACTATCACGGCAGCAATGCCGGGAACGGCGGAGCGGTACATACCGATGAGATTTCCAGCCACGGACGCCCGCAATCGCTGAGTCTGACCTTGCCGCCGCTGTCGACAA
- the asd gene encoding aspartate-semialdehyde dehydrogenase — MKNVGFIGWRGMVGSVLMQRMVEERDFDAIRPVFFSTSQLGQAAPTFGGTSTGTLQDAFDLDALKALDIIVTCQGGDYTNEIYPKLRESGWQGYWIDAASSLRMKDDAIIILDPVNQDVITNGLNKGIKTFVGGNCTVSLMLMSLGGLFAHDLVDWVSVATYQAASGGGARHMRELLNQMGQLHSYVADELATPSSAILDIERKVTQLTRSGELPVDNFGVPLAGSLIPWIDKQLDNGQSREEWKGQAETNKILDTASVIPVDGLCVRVGALRCHSQAFTIKLKKDVSIPTVEELLSAHNPWAKVVPNDRDITMRELTPAAVTGTLTTPVGRLRKLNMGPEFLSAFTVGDQLLWGAAEPLRRMLRHLA; from the coding sequence ATGAAAAATGTTGGTTTTATCGGCTGGCGCGGTATGGTCGGCTCTGTTCTCATGCAACGCATGGTTGAAGAGCGCGACTTCGACGCCATTCGCCCTGTTTTCTTTTCAACTTCCCAGCTTGGGCAGGCAGCGCCGACGTTCGGCGGCACCTCGACCGGCACACTTCAGGACGCTTTCGATCTGGACGCGCTGAAAGCGCTCGATATCATCGTGACCTGTCAGGGCGGCGATTATACCAACGAAATCTATCCAAAGCTTCGTGAAAGCGGATGGCAGGGTTACTGGATTGACGCCGCCTCTTCATTGCGCATGAAAGATGACGCGATCATCATTCTCGACCCGGTAAACCAGGATGTCATTACCAACGGCCTGAACAAAGGGATTAAAACCTTTGTTGGCGGTAACTGTACCGTCAGCCTGATGCTGATGTCGCTGGGTGGCCTGTTTGCTCACGACCTGGTGGACTGGGTGTCGGTTGCGACCTACCAGGCGGCCTCCGGCGGCGGCGCGCGTCATATGCGCGAACTGCTCAACCAGATGGGCCAGCTGCATAGCTATGTGGCTGATGAACTGGCAACCCCTTCTTCCGCCATCCTCGATATCGAACGCAAAGTCACCCAACTGACCCGTAGCGGCGAATTGCCGGTGGATAACTTTGGTGTCCCGCTGGCGGGCAGTCTGATTCCGTGGATCGACAAACAGCTTGATAACGGCCAGAGCCGCGAAGAGTGGAAAGGCCAGGCGGAAACCAACAAGATCCTCGACACCGCGTCAGTCATCCCGGTAGATGGTCTGTGCGTGCGCGTCGGCGCGCTGCGCTGCCACAGTCAGGCGTTCACCATTAAGCTGAAAAAAGATGTTTCCATTCCGACCGTGGAAGAACTGCTGTCGGCTCACAATCCGTGGGCGAAAGTGGTGCCAAACGATCGGGATATCACTATGCGTGAGTTAACCCCAGCGGCCGTTACCGGTACGTTGACCACGCCGGTTGGCCGTCTGCGTAAGCTGAATATGGGACCGGAGTTCCTGTCAGCCTTTACGGTAGGCGACCAACTGCTATGGGGGGCAGCAGAGCCGTTGCGCCGCATGTTACGGCATCTGGCGTAA
- the yhgN gene encoding NAAT family transporter YhgN, with the protein MNEIISAAVLLILIMDPLGNLPIFMSVLKHTEPKRRRAIMVRELFIALLLMLIFLFAGEKILAFLNLRAETVSISGGIILFLIAIKMIFPSATGNSAGLPAGEEPFIVPLAIPLVAGPTILATLMLLSHQYPNQMGHLVIALLLAWGGTFAILLQSSLFLRLLGEKGVNALERLMGLILVMMATQMFLDGIRMWMKG; encoded by the coding sequence ATGAATGAAATCATTTCTGCAGCCGTTTTATTGATCCTGATTATGGATCCGCTCGGTAACTTGCCCATTTTCATGTCCGTACTGAAACATACCGAGCCGAAACGGCGTCGGGCGATAATGGTGCGCGAGCTTTTCATTGCGCTGTTGCTGATGCTGATCTTCCTCTTTGCGGGCGAGAAAATTCTCGCATTTCTTAATTTGCGAGCCGAAACGGTTTCAATATCCGGGGGCATTATCCTGTTTCTGATCGCCATCAAGATGATTTTCCCCAGCGCCACCGGAAACAGTGCCGGACTTCCGGCAGGTGAAGAGCCCTTTATTGTCCCGCTGGCGATCCCGTTAGTGGCCGGTCCAACCATTTTGGCCACGCTGATGCTGTTATCACATCAGTATCCGAATCAGATGGGACATCTGGTGATTGCCCTGCTGTTGGCCTGGGGCGGGACCTTTGCGATCCTGCTGCAGTCGTCGCTGTTTCTGCGTCTGCTGGGTGAGAAAGGGGTGAACGCGCTGGAGCGCCTGATGGGATTGATTCTGGTGATGATGGCGACCCAGATGTTCCTGGACGGTATTCGGATGTGGATGAAGGGATAA
- the gntU gene encoding gluconate transporter — MSTLTLVLTAVGSVLLLLFLVMKARMHAFVALMVVSIGAGLFSGMPLDKIAATMEKGMGGTLGFLAIVVALGAMFGKILHETGAVDQIAVKMLKSFGHSRAHYAIGLAGLICALPLFFEVAIVLLISVAFSMARHTGTNLVKLVIPLFAGVAAAAAFLLPGPAPMLLASQMHADFGWMILIGLCAAIPGMIIAGPLWGNFISRYVELNIPDDITEPHLGEGKMPSFGFSLSLILLPLVLVGLKTIAARFVPVGSTAYQWFEFVGHPFTAILVACLVAIYGLAMRQGMPKDKVMEICGHALQPAGIILLVIGAGGVFKQVLVDSGVGPALGEALTGMGLPIAITCFVLAAAVRIIQGSATVACLTAVGLVMPVIEQLNFSGAQMAALSICIAGGSIVVSHVNDAGFWLFGKFTGATEAQTLKTWTMMETILGTVGAVIGMIAFQLLS, encoded by the coding sequence TTGAGTACATTAACGCTTGTTTTAACGGCAGTAGGCTCTGTTCTGCTGCTGTTGTTTTTAGTGATGAAGGCGCGTATGCACGCCTTCGTTGCTTTGATGGTGGTGTCTATTGGTGCAGGTCTCTTTTCCGGTATGCCGCTCGATAAAATCGCGGCGACAATGGAAAAAGGGATGGGAGGTACGCTGGGTTTCCTGGCGATTGTGGTCGCTCTGGGGGCAATGTTCGGCAAGATTTTGCATGAAACGGGCGCGGTCGATCAGATTGCGGTCAAGATGTTGAAATCCTTCGGCCACAGTCGCGCGCACTATGCGATTGGGCTGGCGGGGCTGATTTGCGCGCTGCCGCTGTTCTTTGAAGTGGCGATTGTACTGTTGATTAGCGTCGCGTTCTCGATGGCGCGTCACACCGGTACGAACCTGGTGAAGCTGGTGATTCCGCTGTTTGCGGGCGTGGCGGCTGCCGCAGCATTTCTGCTGCCAGGGCCGGCACCGATGCTGCTCGCCTCTCAGATGCACGCCGACTTCGGTTGGATGATTCTGATTGGTCTGTGCGCCGCGATTCCTGGGATGATCATCGCCGGGCCGCTGTGGGGCAACTTTATCAGCCGCTACGTTGAGCTGAATATTCCTGACGATATTACCGAACCGCACCTGGGCGAGGGCAAAATGCCGTCCTTCGGCTTTAGCCTGTCGCTGATCCTGCTGCCGCTGGTGCTGGTGGGGCTGAAAACCATCGCCGCACGCTTTGTGCCAGTCGGTTCTACGGCTTATCAGTGGTTTGAATTTGTCGGTCACCCGTTCACCGCAATTCTGGTGGCTTGTCTGGTGGCGATTTACGGCCTGGCGATGCGTCAGGGGATGCCGAAAGATAAGGTGATGGAGATCTGCGGTCACGCGCTGCAACCGGCGGGGATCATCCTGCTGGTGATTGGTGCAGGCGGCGTCTTCAAGCAGGTACTGGTGGATTCCGGCGTGGGCCCGGCATTGGGTGAAGCGCTGACCGGGATGGGCTTACCGATTGCCATTACCTGCTTCGTGCTGGCGGCGGCGGTGCGTATCATTCAGGGCTCCGCGACCGTGGCCTGCTTAACGGCGGTGGGTCTGGTGATGCCGGTGATTGAACAACTGAACTTCTCCGGTGCGCAGATGGCGGCGCTGTCTATCTGCATCGCAGGCGGTTCTATCGTGGTCAGCCACGTGAACGACGCCGGTTTCTGGTTGTTCGGGAAATTCACCGGTGCGACAGAAGCACAAACCCTGAAGACCTGGACGATGATGGAAACCATCCTCGGCACCGTGGGCGCCGTTATTGGGATGATTGCGTTTCAACTATTGAGCTGA
- the gntK gene encoding gluconokinase, with protein sequence MSTTNHDHHIYVLMGVSGSGKSAVASEVAHQLHAAFLDGDFLHPRRNIEKMASGEPLNDDDRKPWLQALNDAAFAMQRTNKVSLIVCSALKKHYRDLLRDGNPNLSFIYLKGDFDVIESRLKARKGHFFKTQMLVTQFETLQEPGADENDVLVVDIDQPLEGVVASTIEVINKRQ encoded by the coding sequence TTGAGCACGACTAACCATGATCACCACATTTACGTTCTGATGGGCGTATCGGGCAGTGGCAAATCCGCTGTCGCCAGCGAAGTAGCGCATCAACTGCATGCCGCGTTTCTTGATGGCGATTTTCTCCATCCGCGTCGCAACATTGAGAAAATGGCGTCTGGTGAACCACTCAATGATGACGACCGTAAGCCGTGGCTGCAGGCGCTGAATGATGCGGCGTTTGCGATGCAGCGTACCAACAAGGTTTCGCTGATCGTCTGTTCCGCGCTGAAAAAACACTACCGTGACCTGCTGCGTGACGGTAACCCGAACCTCTCTTTCATCTACCTGAAAGGCGATTTCGACGTGATCGAAAGCCGTCTGAAGGCGCGTAAAGGCCATTTCTTCAAAACCCAGATGCTGGTGACGCAGTTTGAAACGCTGCAAGAGCCGGGTGCTGACGAAAACGATGTACTGGTGGTGGATATCGATCAGCCACTGGAAGGTGTTGTTGCCAGCACCATTGAGGTCATTAATAAAAGGCAGTAA
- the gntR gene encoding gluconate operon transcriptional repressor GntR, translating to MKKKRPVLQDVADRVGVTKMTVSRFLRNPEQVSVALRGKIAAALDELGYIPNRAPDILSNATSRAIGVLLPSLTNQVFAEVLRGIEAVTDAHGYQTMLAHYGYKPEMEQERLESMLSWNIDGLILTERTHTPRTLKMIEVAGIPVVELMDSQSPCLDIAVGFDNFEAARQMTAAIITRGHRHIAYLGARLDERTIIKQKGYEQAMLDAGLVPYSVMVEQSSSYSSGIELIRQARREYPQLDGIFCTNDDLAVGAAFECQRLGLKIPDDMAIAGFHGHDIGQVMEPRLASVLTPRERMGSIGAERLLARIRGESVTPKMLDLGFTLSPGGSI from the coding sequence ATGAAGAAGAAAAGACCCGTACTTCAGGATGTAGCCGACCGCGTTGGCGTGACCAAAATGACGGTCAGCCGCTTTTTGCGTAATCCGGAGCAAGTTTCCGTCGCCCTGCGGGGCAAGATCGCTGCTGCACTTGATGAACTGGGTTATATTCCCAATCGCGCACCTGATATCCTCTCCAACGCCACCAGCCGGGCCATTGGCGTTTTACTGCCCTCGTTAACCAACCAGGTTTTTGCCGAAGTTTTACGCGGCATTGAGGCCGTGACGGACGCGCATGGCTATCAAACCATGCTGGCGCACTACGGTTATAAGCCGGAGATGGAACAGGAGCGTCTGGAATCGATGCTCTCGTGGAACATCGATGGTCTGATCCTGACTGAACGTACCCATACGCCGCGCACGTTGAAAATGATCGAAGTGGCAGGAATTCCGGTGGTTGAACTGATGGACAGTCAGTCGCCTTGCCTCGATATCGCTGTCGGTTTTGACAACTTTGAAGCCGCGCGTCAGATGACCGCCGCGATTATTACACGCGGGCATCGCCACATCGCTTATCTGGGAGCACGTCTCGACGAACGTACTATCATCAAACAGAAGGGTTATGAGCAGGCGATGCTGGATGCGGGTCTGGTACCCTACAGTGTGATGGTGGAGCAGTCTTCTTCTTACTCCTCGGGTATTGAGCTTATCCGTCAGGCGCGTCGTGAGTATCCACAACTGGACGGTATCTTCTGTACCAACGATGACCTGGCGGTGGGCGCAGCTTTTGAATGTCAGCGTTTAGGGCTGAAGATCCCGGACGACATGGCAATTGCGGGTTTCCACGGCCATGATATCGGCCAGGTGATGGAGCCGCGTCTGGCCAGCGTGCTGACGCCGCGCGAGCGTATGGGCAGCATTGGCGCAGAACGTCTGCTGGCGCGCATTCGTGGGGAGAGCGTCACGCCAAAAATGTTAGATTTAGGTTTCACCTTGTCACCGGGTGGATCTATTTAA